The Corylus avellana chromosome ca8, CavTom2PMs-1.0 genome has a segment encoding these proteins:
- the LOC132189228 gene encoding UPF0481 protein At3g47200-like, with protein sequence MGEQVSAEIQQIANASIKDEYQRANLVNDITKEVGSLEPLSSPECCIYKVPDPLRKLNEEAYTPQVISIGPFHHGNEKLQIMEKYKVRYLKEFMERVKINLENLVCTIEDSEERVRQCYAEVIPLSRYDFLKMILMDASFIVELFIRNWRGRSEWTHDDRKVLKPWLVARMLLDFMLLENQLPFFIIEKLFELASASDRDLPSFTVLTFRYFEFYNIQNFSPNLEPKIMHFVDLLRKFYLPHPQSLPRRKSQIVEHMYSATQLNEVGLKFEVNRSSKCLLDLHYEKGVLKIPRFTLDNCTELYARNLMAFEQCHYPNDAYVTDYFLLLHFLIQSEKDVELLGRKGIMVNGLGNNDATFINSLGTSIVYSTMSSNYCDLCNKLKKFYEDPSHGWLASLRQDYLRTPWLVASTTAAVTLLILTFIQAVCSILQVKGGGRGPTASPGVGN encoded by the exons ATGGGAGAACAAGTAAGTGCGGAAATTCAACAAATAGCAAATGCTTCAATAAAAGATGAATATCAACGTGCAAATTTAGTAAATGACATCACAAAAGAGGTAGGAAGCTTGGAGCCTCTCTCATCACCTGAATGTTGTATCTATAAGGTTCCAGATCCCCTTCGCAAGTTAAATGAAGAAGCCTACACTCCTCAGGTTATTTCAATAGGGCCTTTTCACCATGGCAATGAAAAATTGCAAATCATGGAAAAGTACAAAGTAAGATATCTCAAGGAATTCATGGAACGAGTCAAGATAAACTTGGAGAATTTAGTATGCACTATAGAGGATTCTGAAGAACGTGTCCGTCAATGTTATGCAGAGGTTATTCCACTTAGCAGGtatgattttttgaaaatgatcTTGATGGATGCAAGCTTCATTGTTGAGCTTTTCATCAGAAATTGGCGGGGAAGATCAGAATGGACACATGATGACAGGAAAGTATTAAAGCCATGGTTGGTTGCTAGGATGCTTCTGGACTTTATGTTACTTGAAAATCAActtcctttctttattattgaGAAATTATTTGAGCTTGCATCTGCATCTGACCGAGACTTACCTTCCTTCACTGTGCTTACCTTTCGCTACTTTGAATTTTACAACATTCAAAATTTTTCTCCCAATCTTGAGCCGAAAATAATGCACTTTGTTGATTTGCTTAGAAAATTTTACCTACCTCATCCCCAAAGTCTACCAAGAAGAAAATCTCAAATAGTTGAGCATATGTACAGTGCAACCCAATTGAATGAGGTAGGATTGAAGTTCGAGGTAAATCGTTCAAGCAAATGCTTACTTGACCTACACTATGAGAAGGGAGTGTTGAAAATCCCACGCTTTACGTTGGACAATTGcacagagctttatgctcgaaACCTAATGGCTTTTGAGCAATGTCACTATCCAAATGACGCATATGTTACTGATTATTTTCTCCTGTTACATTTCCTTATCCAGAGTGAAAAAGATGTGGAGTTACTTGGTCGAAAGGGGATCATGGTTAATGGCCTAGGTAACAATGATGCAACTTTCATCAACAGTCTAGGAACAAGTATTGTATATTCAACCATGAGCTCCAATTATTGTGATCTTTGTAACAAGTTGAAAAAATTCTACGAGGACCCTTCACATGGTTGGTTGGCTTCCTTGAGACAGGATTATCTTCGCACTCCTTGGTTGGTCGCTTCTACCACAGCTGCTGTAACCTTGTTGATCCTCACTTTCATACAAGCTGTTTGCTCTATCCTCCAAGTAAA aggaggaggaagagggcCTACAGCAAGTCCAGGAGTTGGGAACTAA
- the LOC132189229 gene encoding uncharacterized protein LOC132189229 has protein sequence MASDEMLSITAQQPSEGDQLNPFTMEDLEIMDLISATHIVPPDEHFNAEPLFVVVKNILRRSTQIVDNVLLGREPLENLEEKMSRASLDPLLCTLKQLSSENMLTLYKLMERVMFIVMGWCYWRC, from the exons ATGGCCAGCGATGAGATGCTGTCAATTACTGCACAGCAACCCAGTGAGGGTGATCAGCTGAACCCATTTACCATGGAAGACCTCGAGATCATGGATCTAATATCTGCAACCCATATTGTTCCCCCTGACGAACATTTTAATGCCGAACCTCTTTTCGTCGTCGTTAAAAACATTCTTAGGCGTTCCACCCAGATTGTCGACAATGTTTTACTg GGCCGGGAACCCCTGGAGAACCTGGAGGAAAAGATGTCCCGAGCCAGCTTAGATCCGCTACTATGCACACTCAAGCAACTTTCCTCTGAG AATATGCTAACACTCTACAAGTTGATGGAAAGAGTGATGTTTATAGTTATGGGGTGGTGTTATTGGAGATGTTAA
- the LOC132189578 gene encoding UPF0481 protein At3g47200-like — MGEPVTAEIQQIANASIKDEYQRANLVNDITKEVESLKPLSSPECCIYKVPDPLRKLNEEAYTPQVISIGPFHHGDEKLQIMEKYKVRYLKEFTEQVKINLENLVCTIEDSEESICQCYAEVIPLSRYDFLKMILMDANFIVELFVRNWRGRSEWTHDDRKVLKPWLVARMLLDFMLLENQLPFFIIEKLFKLAFASRRDLPSFTELTFRYFEFYNIQHFSPNIRHSTSSLTC, encoded by the coding sequence ATGGGAGAACCAGTAACTGCGGAAATTCAACAAATAGCAAATGCTTCAATAAAAGATGAATATCAACGTGCAAATTTGGTAAATGACATCACAAAAGAGGTAGAAAGCTTGAAGCCTCTCTCATCACCTGAATGTTGTATCTATAAGGTTCCAGATCCCCTTCGCAAGTTGAACGAAGAAGCCTACACTCCTCAGGTTATTTCAATAGGGCCTTTTCACCATGGCGATGAAAAATTGCAAATCATGGAAAAGTACAAAGTAAGATATCTCAAGGAATTCACAGAACAGGTCAAGATAAACTTGGAGAATTTAGTATGTACTATAGAGGATTCTGAAGAAAGTATCTGTCAATGTTATGCAGAGGTTATTCCACTTAGCAGGtatgattttttgaaaatgatcCTGATGGATGCAAACTTCATTGTTGAGCTTTTCGTCAGAAATTGGCGGGGAAGATCAGAATGGACACATGATGACAGGAAAGTATTAAAGCCATGGTTGGTTGCTAGGATGCTGCTGGACTTTATGTTACTTGAAAATCAActtcctttctttattattgaGAAATTATTTAAGCTTGCATTTGCATCTCGCCGAGACTTACCTTCCTTCACTGAGCTTACCTTTCGCTACTTTGAATTTTACAACATTCAACATTTTTCTCCCAACATTCGACATTCAACATCCTCTTTAACTTGTTGA